In Magnetospirillum sp. XM-1, a single window of DNA contains:
- a CDS encoding pyrimidine dimer DNA glycosylase/endonuclease V — MNIFFLDRDPVAAARLHSDQHVVKMVLETAQILCAVLHRHGVEAPYRPTHARHPSVLWTGDSLSHWAWVRELGLALGAEYTHRRGRVHASAEIIAALPPVPPIPDHGWVDPPQAMPEPYRGPDPVAAYRAYYRGEKSVFPGKGPATWTNRERPGFMS, encoded by the coding sequence GTGAACATCTTTTTCCTCGACCGTGACCCCGTGGCGGCGGCCCGTCTGCATTCCGACCAGCATGTGGTCAAGATGGTCCTGGAGACGGCCCAGATCCTTTGCGCCGTGCTGCACCGCCACGGCGTCGAGGCCCCCTACCGTCCCACCCATGCCCGCCATCCTTCGGTGCTGTGGACCGGCGACAGCCTCAGCCATTGGGCCTGGGTGCGGGAACTGGGGCTGGCGCTGGGCGCGGAATACACCCATCGCCGTGGCCGGGTCCACGCGTCCGCCGAAATCATCGCCGCCTTGCCGCCCGTGCCGCCGATCCCCGACCACGGCTGGGTCGACCCGCCCCAGGCCATGCCCGAACCCTATCGCGGTCCCGACCCGGTGGCGGCCTATCGGGCTTATTACCGGGGCGAGAAGTCGGTGTTTCCCGGCAAGGGGCCGGCCACCTGGACCAACCGGGAGCGGCCGGGCTTCATGAGCTAG
- a CDS encoding glutathione peroxidase, with the protein MHRFIPANPLGSVMASMIAALGLAGAAMAGAAQDRLDWTSLSLPAISGGQVEANSLKGKVVLVVNTASRCGFTPQYQGLEALWRDYRGRGLVVLGVPSNDFGAQEPGSNAEVASFCEINFGVDFPLLEKQVVTGPAAHPFYRWAAERTGPLGVPRWNFHKILVGRDGRLVDWFASTTAPDAARLRAAIDKALAEPSS; encoded by the coding sequence ATGCATCGCTTCATTCCCGCCAACCCGCTCGGTTCCGTCATGGCTTCCATGATCGCGGCCCTCGGCCTGGCCGGTGCCGCCATGGCCGGGGCGGCGCAAGACCGTCTCGACTGGACGTCCCTTTCCCTGCCGGCCATCTCCGGCGGGCAGGTGGAGGCCAATTCCCTGAAGGGCAAGGTGGTGCTGGTGGTCAACACCGCGTCCCGATGCGGCTTCACGCCCCAATACCAGGGGCTGGAGGCGCTGTGGCGGGACTATCGCGGCCGGGGCCTGGTGGTCCTGGGGGTGCCGTCCAACGATTTCGGCGCGCAGGAACCCGGCTCCAACGCCGAGGTGGCCAGCTTCTGCGAGATCAATTTCGGCGTCGACTTTCCCCTGCTGGAAAAGCAGGTGGTGACCGGCCCAGCCGCGCATCCGTTCTACCGCTGGGCGGCGGAGCGCACGGGACCGCTGGGCGTGCCGCGCTGGAACTTCCACAAGATCCTGGTGGGCCGCGACGGACGGCTGGTAGACTGGTTCGCCAGCACCACCGCGCCCGACGCCGCCCGGCTGCGCGCCGCCATCGACAAAGCGCTGGCCGAGCCTAGCTCATGA